The genomic interval TCGTTAGCGCCTTCGAGAAAAAATTTCGGTTTTGGACCTTCATCATCATTGCAATAAGGTCGTTTGTACTTCCTGCGTAGGTTCTGCGATGGGCTAAGAGGTGATTCGCATTTGATTGCTAAGGAGTTGTTCTCTTTGTTAGTGGAGATGGAATGCGCTTTCTGCCACTCGAGCACCTCGCATAGAAGACCGATGTATCTGTAATAAGAATATACATAATGAACATATATGGACAAAGGGAAGATTATGTCTGCCAGAAAAGATGTGACAGTCGCTGGGGTGGACACAGATAAAAAACCTATAATAGTTGTAAGAAAAGTCTGAAAAGAAGAGCGGCGCTATAACCAATGTCAGACACAGTTTTCATTCACATAGCCACAaaaagttaggttaggttatattaatttaattgtatcttCCTGCGATTGCCTGAGATTTCGGGTTTCTATTCAATATCCACTCTTagcttttgtttataaatatacctgcCTATCTGAACAAGATACTGAGGTAGTTTCCTAAAATTTCTAATGACTAGTCTTTGTGTTTGTTACCAACCTTAGTCTTAGAAAGGAGAGTAACAGCGTCACAAAACTCCAGAGTTTACTTACCTGTTGTAGTCGACAACTATCTTTCTGTATGTCTGACCTATGTTATCCAAATcaaaactaatattattaatgcgaaagtaactgtgtctgtctgtctgttactctttcacgccaaaactactgaacagatttgaatgaaatttggtatacatacggtcaagaccctgggaaagaacataagctactttttatcccagaatccccacaggaaaacttttaaggcgaagcgaaacgcgcgggaacagctagtatataatatatatataatattataaatgcgaaaataactgtgtctgtctgtctgtctatctgtctgttactctttcacgccaaaactactgaacggatttgaatgaaatttggtaatcatatggtatagaccctcgcgggaacagctagtgttcaataaagtcatattctattctatagtaCTCGTACCTGATGGCGACCCTCAATATCTTGCTCTTAGACAGCTTCTTGTCGGGCGGGTGCGTGGGCACGAGTCTCCGGAGCTCGGCGAAGGCTCCACTCACGTTCTGCTGGCGCCAGCGCTCGCGGCAGTTGGAGAACAACTTGCGGGGCGATCGGAGAGGCAGGCCGGGGGGTAGGTCCGACTGGGGACGGGAAAGGATTAGTTGAAGATCTTCCATATCGTACTAATATGAAGGAGTAGTCGTGTCAACTGAGTGTTTGATTGCAGTTGAAATGCGGTCTGTCTGTCTAGAGCCTAAACGCGAAAGTTTTTGAGTATAGATGTTTGGTACTCTTTCATGGGAAAACGGCTGGGGAAATTTTGTAGAAATTTGGTATGTAGGCAGCTGACACCCTTCTTCTTTTCAACATtcttatgaaatgaaatatgggTCTGGATCTTGGGCTGCAAGATCTTCCCTCACCATTCCCACAACTATTGCCTCAATCTCCACAAAACGTCACTACGTTGTCTTTGGACGTCGACACTAAAATGTGGGCAGCGGTCGACATCGACACTAAGGAATGTATGAATGAATTCTGATCAACACATGGATGGGGGAGAGGCTAATGTTTAAACTAGAAGGCAAGAAGAGGTCGACTTTGACACTAGAACACTTGGCCAGTAAATCCAGCCACAATGGTAGTTCCTCACCTGTGCCCGCATCTGTCTCTCGTCATCACTGTCCTGGAAACTCGGGTCGTCGCTGAGCATCTCGCTGTCCGGCTCCTCTTCCGAACACGAGTCCGGCTCTGACGTCATCGCCACTGCCACTGGGGGGAGAAGAGGGGAATAAAAcagaatgttattttattcaaagcaTGGAAGTAGACATAAAGCCCTCTTTTGAAATATGCCAGACGGTACTATTCGATactcctataaaataaaataaaaaaccggccaagtgcgagtcgggctcgcgcacaaagggttccgtagttaaatcaacctatctcaaaaactataagagatactttgatcaaaccaaaaatcgttgaaagagttaattagcatgcatcacctctattttttttagaattttataccccgtagttataaaaatagagggggggggacatactttttacgactttgagagctgatatctcaaaaaccgttcactttaagaaaaatgttttttagaaaactttatatcattttaaaagacctttccattgataccccacacgggtatgtgcatcgaaaaaaaaaatttcatccctcagttacatgtatggggggcccacccccaattcttttttttactatttggtgtcatatttttgtagcggttcatacaacacatattcccatcaaatttcatcactgtagtacttatagtttccgagtaaatcggctgtgacagacggacagacggacagacggacagacggacatgacgaaactataagggttccgtttttgccattttggctacggaaccctaaaaatgctTATTTGAAACTACCCTTAAGTTAAGAAATACAGAGTTATAGAATgggaatttagtaagtaaacaaaaaatataagcattttttcttcaagtatcaaaatgttatggtttgactcaacttaaACCAGCCCAAACCTACAACCAGcgatatgtaaacaatgttccaCTTGGGCTTTAAACCTagatttatcgataaatgaagcgttggtactgataaaaaatgaattattacaatttgtacaatgttacatacccgtcatagacgctgcacgagcgtaaacatcctccaaattcgaaaaaatgtgtccagcttcatgtttcgc from Plutella xylostella chromosome 28, ilPluXylo3.1, whole genome shotgun sequence carries:
- the LOC125490856 gene encoding uncharacterized protein LOC125490856 isoform X1, with the protein product MTVAVAMTSEPDSCSEEEPDSEMLSDDPSFQDSDDERQMRAQSDLPPGLPLRSPRKLFSNCRERWRQQNVSGAFAELRRLVPTHPPDKKLSKSKILRVAIRYIGLLCEVLEWQKAHSISTNKENNSLAIKCESPLSPSQNLRRKYKRPYCNDDEGPKPKFFLEGANDFPKFGNEENEDGSLFRRYQSRVVQNKMEHYRFLRSSYYFPRWRHPLPLRNLTTDRNGNNLLMIAPAQNGTSKPDNGVVKYCNGTADVDKSLDKDKGDNKDGMNKMM